DNA from Fusarium musae strain F31 chromosome 7, whole genome shotgun sequence:
CCCAGCCTGCGTATCCTCTCCCAAAAGCCTTCAAACcaacttctttctccttgtCGGTCCATTTCCTGTCTGTGGTTTCGACGCGTCCCTGGGAACTTCCTGCAGACGTGCAGCCTTTTGCTGCGAGGAGCGCTGACTTGACGCCCTCAAGGAATACCTGGTTGTGGAGAGACGTCTTGGCTGATCCGCAGAAGGGAACGCAAATATCCATAAAGTCGGGATATTGCGTAGCCCACTGAAATGTCTGCGCCGCACCCATCGACCAGCCCAAAACAGCCCGTAGATGCTTCACCCCAAGATGACCCATCAATTGATGCTGAGCCTTGACATTGTCGTAGAACGAAACATCAGGAAACGGACTAATATCCGAGTTTGATGGACTCGTAGACTGTCCATTCCCAAAAAGCGCcgttataataataaagtaccTCCCCGGATCAAGAGTCTTGTCCTTCCCAACAAGCCACTCATTATCGGATATCGCACCCGAGAACCAACTCGGATAAAGAACAGCAGGGCGTCCAGCCTCGCCAAAAGTCTTGTACGCAATCACCGCATTCGGCAGAGTCTTGCCATTCTGAAGCTCAAAGTCTCCGAGGGAGAAAGTCTTGACGTCCATGGTTGTTTGTGGTCTCCTCATCTGCCGAGGACACCCCCATCTCATATACCAATCTCGATGAGCTACAGTGTACAGTGTCTAGACTGTACTAAAGTCATGCTAAACGCGGGGTTTCGCCCTTGGGTGACAATGCAGCCACCTGCTTTATCAGGAATGTCACAAGACGAGCTTATCATTCTTATCTCGTGCGGAGATGAGATGCGGAGGCGTGCGGCGAGATAGTCTCTTATCTATCAACAACGTTATCACTATTATAAGAAGATACATCTGAGACAATTCAAAACGGTCCTCGAAGTCAAATCTCAAAGTTTAaatctcatcaacacaatGCCTGGCAAGATCCGTACAGCTCAATCCGTGTCCTTTGACAAACCCGCCTCTGAGCAACCCCATCTCCACAACAGATGGCATCCAGAGGGTATGTCCTCTATTGAGCCAATTTACAGATCGCTAATTTGTAGTCCCGAGTATCGCAACCGTTGAACCTGGTGAGACAGTCAAGATAGAATGCCTCGACTGGACGGGCGGTCAAATCGGCAACAATGACAGTGCAGACGATGTTCGCGACGTTGACCTTACAAAAATCCACTATCTTACCGGTCCATTCGACATCAAAGGCAGTCAACCCGGAgatctcctcgtcgtcaacaTAACCGACGTCCAACCCTTTGACCATTCACCCTGGGGCTTCACCGGCATCTTTGCCAAAGAGAACGGCGGTGGTTTTCTCGATGAACACTACCCCACCGCCGCAAAAGCAATCTGGGACTTCGACGGCGTGTACTGTTCAAGCCGTCATATTCCCGGCGTGCGCTTCCCCGGGCTGATCCACCCCGGAATCCTTGGCTGTGCCCCATCTGCCGAGATCCTCGCAGAGTGGAACCGTCGTGAAGCAGAGCTCGTTTCGTCAATGGCTGACTCTACCAAGATTGTGGCTCAACCGCCGAATGAGATTAATGCACATGGTGGAAAAGCGACAGGCGATGTTTTGGCAAGGATTGCGAAGGAGGGAGCGAGGACTATACCTGGACGACCTGAACATGGAGGAAATTGTGACATTAACAATATCTCCCGTGGATCTACGACGTATCTTCCTGTTCATGTTGAGGGAGCCAAGTTTTCTGTTGGAGATCTTCATTTCAGTCAGGGTGATGGCGAGATTAGTTTCTGTGGTGCTATCGAAATGGTAAGTCCTGACACTTGACATTGACTACTGTACTGACAGTTTAGGCTGGCATCATCACGATCAAATTTGACCTCATCAAAGGCGGCATGAAGTCCCGAGGCCTCAAGAGTCCAGTGTACAGACCAGGCGACATGGGCCCTACCTTTAGCCCCTCACGCTACCTAATCTTTGAAGGCTTCTCCGTTGACGAGAATGGAAAGCAGCATTTCATGGATGCAACCATAGCCTACAGACAATCATGTCTCCGGGCAATCGAATACCTCAAACAATTCGGTAAGTCACTTTAGTTGCAAGTAAAACCATACTGACAATGCAGGCTACTCGGGAGAGCAAATATACCTCTTACTCTCCTGCGCACCGATCCGTGGCGCCATCGCAGGAATAGTCGACATTCCCAACGCGTGTACAACCCTCGGCATACCCATGGACATTTTCGACTTTGACATTTCTATTGAGAGCGAGCCTGTTGCTCGAGATATGGGTGCTTGTCCTGTATCTAAGTAGGAAGTCCAACGTCTCGTTTAAACTCTTGTAGCCACTCTGCGTTGTCGACCGGGGTTTGGTTCCAAGGATCGTCGCTATTCTGTTAGTAAATGAATTGCAATTGCCAGGAGACGTACTCATCGTATAATATCCACCGTGCTTGATACTTGAGTTCGTCATCGCTGGGAATATGGCGGTTGGGATTGTTGGGAGACATTGTCGTCATGACGAATCGGGATAGTTCTCGTTTTAATCGCCGATAGCTGTTGTTATCATTGATAAAGAATGGCGTTTGTGTTCGTACTTTATCTCGAATCAATGTCCTCGACTCTGGCGTGCTGTGCATGGAAATCGCTGGTATTTCCGGTACTCCTTCAGGAGACAGAGATCGATTCTCAACCCAAGGCTGCAACATATCCAGCTCCATCGATGCATCCAGCGGCACAGCTGTATCTGTCTGCCCCCATAGAAAGTAAGAATCATTAACAGACTCATTCGCCAACGCCACAAGAGTCTCAGCCCTTTGTCGAAACGGCTCCAGCCAAACCGTCGAACTCCAAACGAGCCTCATTAAAAAGTCCAAAAACCTCCTCGACGGATGCGACGATGCCGTCTCTGTCCGATTCAAGGCATTGCACGCCTCCTGTTGCAGTTCCGAATCCGTTGGGAAATGCCCCATGGATGTATGAGCTGTCATGTACTGCTGCAGCGCCGCCTCGAGCTCACAATTCTCAAATATATTTCCCTTTCCATTGATCTTTAACTGACTCAACCGGCCCTCAGCTAACTGCTTCGTCGGTCGAAGTTTAGCTTGGTTGGCGATATCGGTAGCTGACATGAACAAGTCCCATAGCCATGATGGGGATAGCGACGCTTGGTTAGGGGAGGATATTTCTGCGCCGAGGATCACGGAACATGCTTCAAAGTGAAGCTCGGGATCTGGTGGCATTATAAATTGGTGGCGATTCCGCATGTAGTACTCTAGTTCGAGCTTGATGAGTTCGTATGCACTTGTTGGTGTATCTGCTGGACCTCTTGTAGCTGCgaatggaagaggagagttgcGTTCGTAGTGAATGAGATCTAGGCAGCGTTAGCAACAAATCTCAACCCGATTTCTTAACCTACAAGGAGGCATGGCGTTATCAATCCTCTCAATAACCTTTCCCTCAAACCCCCAATCGCCCTTCCAATGCTCCATCGTGCTCCCAGCTTTGAAATGGTCCGCCAAATGATCAACCCTACTAGCCCAAGTCGTGAGATTGATGCCGCAGAATCCACATCTCGATTTAACCTCTTGCGTCATGACTTTCCAATCATCCATCGGCCATTTGAGAAACTTGGACATGTGAACGAGTCGCAAATGCTGCTGTAAATGGTCCTTTCGATGATATGTTCGTTCTTCAATCGGTCGCTCGATGCATGCACTCTGATTATGTCCATCGAGATGCGTCTTGTCGGGGTTCTTGACGCCACAAAAGACACAAAGAAGCCCCTCTTCTGAATGTATCGCTGTCGGTCCATTTGGTGAACAAACCCAATTCTCAAGCGATAAATGAAGAGACTTTTCATGACGCTGCCAATCGTATTTCGTCTTGAACGTTTCCGTACAGAAAGTGCACTGATATGTATTCTGCGCCTGTAGGAGATTGGTTCTGACTTCCTTTCGCATCTTTGTTCGTCTTCTCCGACTGTGCCGTTTGAAAATGTCAAATGACGTCGATGATTGTTTCGAATGAGCAGAACTGTACGACCCAGAGTCATGACTCGACACTGACGTCCCTCTACTGCTGATTGACGACCCATGACTTCGTGATCTTCCCTGTCGCGTTGAGAAAGCAGCAACAGCTCGTGAGATATCATCAACGGTCGCAGCCTCATGCTCCGGCGGTGAATTCGCCCATCGCTGCAGCGGATTCATATGCTCAAACGGCGCAGGAGTAGCCCGTCGTCGCGGCGTATCAATCGGCGTGTGATGCCCCGAAGAGTTCCCCGAATCATCATTCCGAAACATGGGCGATGTCGGCCGCGAGGAATGAACCTttgctctcctcctcgcatTCGCAAACCAATTCGTGACCTGCTGTCTATTCAGACTCGTCTGCTCTTGAAGATCCTGGACATCTTGGATGGTAGGATACGGATGCCTTTCATGCGCGGCGAACCAATTCCTCAGGATCTTGACAGACTCGGATGAAAAGCGATTACCGATTTTTGGGGGAGCTGTTGACGTCTGCAGAATGCCAGGGGAGATGGTTTCAGGCTCAGCGGCATTTTGAAAGTCTCCAAAGTCGATGAACAAATCACTTGTTGGGTCTGCcatgttggtggtgatggaaTTTGGAGGTCATGGGGTTACGATGAGTTTACGGCGAAGTCTCGGACATGTCCAGAAAGGGCGGATCCACATTTCAGTCTTGATTGATGAGTCAGGATTGGCCCATTTAAAGTGAGAGAGTCAGAGTTCATGATGTGCAAATTAGGGATAGTGAGAAGCTGTTGGTCTTGACACATAGAATAGCTAGTGTTTACCGGCCGGATACAAGACAAATGGAAACAGTAGAGATGATCCGCTGGCAGGGTTCATGAGATCAGTCCCAAAAGagcctcgtcctcctcagtcCGTGCGGTCGATGCGGAGGTGCGGCGTGAACCAGTGGGGTTGTCTCATGTACTTGAATTGAAACAAGCAAATATGACAACTGTTTATTTAATGGTGAGAGAGTCTGGGGTCTGGCTTTTATATGTCTCTGTCCACTTCCCGTGTCTATATGCCTCACCCAGTTAGTGCATCCAATTCCGCGGAGTGGATCAGCGATGATGTGCTTTGATCCGAAATCACGTCTACGATAACAACGATGTCGGAGATTTCTCGAAAACAAAAGTAAATCTTTCATTATAATTCTCTCAAGTGAAGCGCGTCAAAATGACACAGATAAATGCGACAGAGGCGACTCCTTTAATACCGGAGATACCTCCCGAGGTCTCGGATGTCGAGAGGAACAGCGCCGATGAGCCGAAAACGTACAGCCATGCGTTTATCGCGAGAGTAGTTGTCGCGTTGCTCATTGGTACGTGCTTCAGACATTGGAGACCCAAGCTAACTGTTCAGGCATCTTTACTTCGAATGCCGATGGCTCTTTGGTACTGGCGACTCATCCGGTGATTGCATCCGAGTTTGGAAAGCTTCGAGATTCGAGTTGGCTGTTTATCAGCTTCATGTTGGCTAGCGCCGCATCCCAGACGATTGTACGTGAGACTATATTCGGGATTAATTGAGCTGATTGAATAGTATGGGAAATTAAGCGACATATTTGGGCGAAAGacgatcttgatcttctgctATGGACAGTTTGCTATTGGATGGTAAGTCCAGATCCATTGATGTCTAATTATTTCGGGCTAACAATTTCAGTGCACTCGTGTAAGTCTATGCCCATACGCATCGCCTTGACTAACAAACTCCAGAGGAGCTGGCCAGTCAATGTGGCAAGTCATCCTAGGTCGCGTAATCTCTGGATCTGGAGGTGCAGGGATGACTACAATGGCATCAGTCATCATAACTGGTACGACATCCCTTGATCCTGCAATCTAAGCTGACCATTAGAACTTGCACCACTTCGAGAAGTCGCTTCATGGCAAAGCTACATGAATGTCATCGCCACCGTCGGCCGTAGCATCGGTGGTCCGCTTGGAGGGTTTCTAGCTGATACAATCGGCTGGAGATGGTGAGTCTATCTTTCATCCAACTGCTCATACTGACAGTGTAGGTCATTCCTCGGACAATCGCCAATATTCGCTGTATCCATGATCATCGCCGCCATCCTCCTCCCCTCTACGACACAAACCGAGGGCGCGACAATCGAGCGCATCAAAAGGATCGACGCACTTGGAGCTTTGCTTTTGGGTGGCTCTGTTCTCGCTTTCATGGTTCCCCTTGAGGTTGGCGGTCAGAAAATTCCCTGGAGTCATCCCCTCGTCCCAATTCTCGCTGCAACTGGCGTGATTATATCCGCTGCTTTCGTACTTGTCGAGTCACGTTGGGCAAAAGAACCAATCTTCCCTCTTCGTTTACTCAAAAGTGGCGATATCACAAAGACGTATCTCATTGCGTTTGGTCAAGCAGCCGCACAGCTTGGAGTAAGTCTCCTGGTACCGTGAAATCCAGAGACTAACCGGTCAGATGATGTATACCGTCCCTATTTACTTCCAAGTGTCTCAGCGCGTGTCGAGCACAGTCGCAGGCGCTCATTTGTTCCCTGCAGTCATAGGCAACACTGTCGGAGGCATAGCAACAGGCTTGATCATAAAAAGAACTGGCCGATACAGAgcgctcatcatcttctcggcCATCTCATCGATTACCAGTTACGCTCTGATGCTACTTCGCTGGCATGGAGAGACGAACTGGCTGGAGTCACTCTACGTGTTCCCAGGGTATGTGTTCTCCTGCCTCTGGCTTCTCCTGCTAACTGTTCAGGGGCCTGGGTATGGGTATCGCGCAAAGTGCAGCGTTTATCGCCCTCCAAGCTTCCATCAACCCCAAAGACAAGGCAGCAGCGTCTTCTGGAATCTTCCTGGCTGTAACTTTGGGTTCAGTAGTTGGCATGGCTGGTACGAGTGCAGCCATTCAGGGATTTCTCAGACATGACATCCAGCAGAACCTTGGTGATCTCGGAAAGTCTCAACCCTTTATCGACGAGGTGAGTCATTCTACTGAGTTCGTGAAATCTGCTAAGTTTCTAGGTGATTCGAAAAGCTGCAGAGAGTGTCTCGTACATCGACGAAGCTTCCGAGCCTATCAGAAAGGTACTGGTTGAGGGTTATATTAGAGGGATCGAGTATGGCCACGGTAAGTAGATGCCACTTTTTTGAGACTTGACTAACGGGCTAGGCCTCTCTATCGTGTTCTCTGGGATCACGCTCGTCACTGCTCTACTACTCAAGGAGCGTAAACTTTGATGGCAGTGGACCTGTGACTCAAGACGAGAATTGAGAGATCCTAGATTTAccaaagatatcctaaactaAGTAAATACATCCTCAACCAAGTAAAGATATCCTAAGTTTAAAATCTAGTTATACAAGCCTTGACGTCGGTACACAGAGGTGGAATAGAAAAGGGTCTGAATTATATTGGGAAATCTTTGACACGTTTGAGAGTGTATTGATTATAGGCTTTGACATAAATGGAAGTTCGTTGTCCCCTGTGAACAACAAAGTCCATTTTGTGACGATGTTTGATCGAATTTGCCCAAAACCTAATATGGGTAAGAGCTTGTATTGGGGGAAAAGATACCGTTTTGTCGTTCATCACCTGTGTTTGCAGCCTAAAGGTTAACCTTATAGGCCACAGTCAGCCGTAGTCAAAACCTCAAGCTAAAAGTCTATCTTCAAACCTCGAATCAAGTGGCAGAGATGGAAGTAGTGACAGAGAAGTCAAGGGCAGTCCTGCTCTCATATGgcaataggcttttataaacAGTTGGTGAAAAGTATCAGGAGATTAATCCAGTGGCGATTGTGAGGGCGACGAGTATTTTGCCTGTATGTGTTTATTGGtctcctttgcctttgcggcctggaggctgaagcctctttgaAACCCTGACCTTACGCCACGCCAGTGGCCTGACTCACCAGAGGAATGATTCCGCATATAAGTAAAGCTCTTCTCCCATGTTCAGCTGGATTTCTCTCTTCCCACTAAACATCTCACAGGCACTCTCTGCTCGTTATCTACAGCAACTTTAAGCAAACTCAAGAACCTTAAACCCCCCTCCCTTCTCTTATCACAATCACAGAGATATTCATCCTGAATCTGCTATCCTACAAACCTAGACAACAAGTCAGGCACTTCCTCCCACAAACAAGATGTCATACGAACAGACCTGTCTCATGGCTTCCAACTTGGATCAGATGAAGCAGACTGAAATGAACATGACCCCCGAGGAAGAACGCAACACTCGCATCATGGCTTGTGACATCCAGCGCTTTTATGAATGCGTCCGACGAGAGAAACATGCCTCCCGGCGTTGGTTTTCTCACTACGAGATCAACCTGGCAAAATTTCTCGAGCCTCACTGCACCCTGTTCAAGGACGAACGAAACTGGCCTGAGGCCTGGTTCGACAACGAGAGAGAGCTGATAAACGACCTCAAGACCTTCCGACACATGGGGAAGCAGCTCTTGCAGCAGTGGACACGAGATGTAGCTGCACAAATCCTCAGGGTCCGAAACACTGCCCTCAGCAAACTATTCACCGCCGAGGATGTCTCTCTCGCAGCCAAGCTTGAGCATAGCTCGCTGGAGGGCAAAGTTGGTCCCTTGGACTGGACGCAGAGTGAAATGTCTTTTGACAAGACTCTGTCCAAGTTCCGATTCCTGGCGAACGACATGTTGCAGAGGATGAAAGGCGGACCGACCATGGAACGACCTGGTCATCCGTGGACCAGAATGGAGGGTTTTGATGTCTTGAACTTTATGATCAAGGATGCAGAGGATCCTGATTATGAatacgaggaggaagatctgtttgaggatgagattgtCCCTCTCGATGGGTTTTACTAGAGACGAGCAGGGTCTTTAGCGCTCTGGTATTCTGAATTGGCCTGTTTAGGGTGGGCTGCTTTCATCTCAGAGTTTGATGTCGACGTGTTTTCTCAAAAGAGTAATCAGACTTGATACATTGCTTAATACACGGATCTTTGGCCTAACCCTCGTATAATTTAATCCATGAGTCAAGTTAAAAAATGACAGTATTTGAGTGATTCGTGCATTATACTGAAGAGGCCATTAATTTCTGAACCAATTTGGTGTCTTCCGCATCATTCCCTTAAACTGAGAAGTCATTCTGCTTTGAAGATAGCATGTCATCTCATATTGAATCTGCGCCGTTGAGACAATGTTCTGCATTAGAAGCACTCTTGTAGGGCAAGGTAACAAGTGAACCCGGTCAGCAAATCAATGACGACAATCCAGGCAGAATCTCCACATTTCAAGGCTGACGGATCACACGTGACTCTCTTGCGGAGTCTGTGAAGGCTGCCTAAGATGCCTTGCGTCCAAGATTGGAGATGTAGCACAAAGAGAGGCTCATAAATATCTCCGCTTCTCTCCATTTCATCATATCTAGATACTCAAGATCAACCATTTGACTCTCTACAATTCACCCGCCGCATCTGACATCATGTCAGCATCTCCAGAACCCTTCACCCTCTTTCACAAGTTCCCCCCAGAGCTCAAACTCGACATCCTAAGCTTCTGCACCAGAAACGACCTAGTCTGCCTCTCACTAACCGGTCCCGACATGCGAAATCTCGTCGGTCCACTTATCCCTAGCAAACCTAATCTCACATGGGTCGATCAGCTTGGTCCAACACCAGACATCCCTTCAGAATGCCATGATTCTTATCACAACAACATTCCCCGCCGGCCAGATTGCGACGGCGCAAGAGATCGACAGGTCGTCTACTCCCCAATAAGCCATCGCTTCAGACGCCATGAATACAGACACTGCAAAGTCTGCTACCGATGTCGAAACTACCCATCCGATCACCCACTCTGCAATGTTTCATACTGCAAAAAGCATTGCGCCTGCATTTCATGTCCTTTGTTCATGAGATTGCGGGGTTGGATGGGCGATCGAAAGTACTGTGCAGAGTGCAATCAATTCACCACTCGAACGAGGAGAAACAATGGAAGATGTACGTATTTTACTCATCTTTCAACAAtatctaattatataacAGGCACCCACGGACGGAAAAAGGTGCGAAAAACACCAAATAACCACTGGAGCCGCAGCAAAGGATTATCCTATGGAAATCGCTGGTGGAGAAAGTGGGGGACGCATGGAATTGACCACGAGGCATACCAGCCTGGAGATACCGGGAGACGAAACGCAAGAGTCGTTTAATCACAGCGACGCTAGGCAGGATTCGGCATTCTTCATCCAGTCTTGGGTCTGGTAGAGCCAAAAGAAGGAACCCGGCTGTGAATTTGGGTAGAAACGCCAACAGGAAACAGTTCCACTCTCCATGTACAAGCAGTTGATGTACTAAGTGTGACAGAATTCCTGGATATGCGGGGAAATTTCTTCAAGGGTACCTTTGTCTGCATTGCTGAGCACACTGTAGCAATTACGTAGCGTCGAGGGCGCTTGGGAGGATATCAATGCAGAAAAGAGGTGAGAACACCTTCTTTCTTAGAAATGCGACGCTAAACTCCCTGTAAGTTCAACGGCTTATTTATCTAGACTTGGAATGCAAGTTTGGATTATTATTGCATTCTGCATTTAGCATACTATacataaggtattataaaactGCCACTTCTCCTTACAGACTAGACAGATCAGGATGTTATATTAACAAACAACCAGGGAAAGTATTGTGCAATACTGCGCTTTGGAGTAACTAGCGGCTCCCGGgtttgaagttgaagcaatAAATTCGCCGTTACTATCCCTGGCTCTCGATCTTAAGATTGGAACTAACGCATTGAAAAGTAAGTCCATAGCGGTTCGAGTGCACAGCCCAGCGGCATTTCTTCCCTTGCGCTACAAGACATTAAAGTTCTGGCTTGTGACTAATGTGGAATTAGTAAGGTACATAGCCATCTTGATAGTAACGGCTAAAACATGCCTTCTCGTATTTTTCTCGTATTTTGAGTCAAGTGGCGTAAAACCACGTAGAATCTAGATCTTCGACCTTACTGCTCACATTGAAATAGCCCTCTggatatagctatataaaccCAAAGGTtaatctcttcttcaactcaacaATTCATTCGTTCACAACCTCAAAGTCACTCGTTTATCTCAATCATTCCCATACAGACAGCATCATGAAGTTCTCAATTGCCTACGCCCTTACCGCCATTTCAGCTGTTTCAGCTGCAGGCTGCCCTGCTCCTGGGCAGACTAACGCTACGGGGGATGAAAGCTGTGACCCCGCTAAGGATTATTCAGGCGAGGCATGTGTCCTTCTGAATGATGGCTGCCACTACCTTCGTGGCCTTGGCTTGGGTACAGCCACTGCTGTGCCAACACCTGTCATTGTTAATGGCGCTGCTCAGCTGCCTGCAATGGGCGGCTCAGTTCTCGCTGGTCTCCTCGCTTGCCTTCTTTAAAACGACCAACATGTAGAGAAACTTTGGTAAAGGAATGTAGGGTATGGTTTGGCACGCGATAAAGGAGGGATTTGCCCAAAGGTTCCCCTCGCCGGCGAAAAGTCGGGCCTAGCGTGCATTTCCCCATGGCAAGGAAAGGGAGTCTATTGGGAAAAGGAACACTGTAATAGGCTAGAAATGCATATCATGATGCGAGATGTCCTTAGATAAAGCAGCATAACCAATAGACTATTATATGAAATACTAGGTGCTCTCTATATGTCTGGAAGCTTAGTCGCGAAGCGCCCGAGTTACAGCCAGGAGGTCAGCTTGAGCCGGGATGCTGTATGGGCTCGGGGGTACCTCTACTACTAAGCGGCTGGTTTAGGTCATTCAGTATAGCCA
Protein-coding regions in this window:
- a CDS encoding hypothetical protein (MEROPS:MER0044357), with product MDVKTFSLGDFELQNGKTLPNAVIAYKTFGEAGRPAVLYPSWFSGAISDNEWLVGKDKTLDPGRYFIIITALFGNGQSTSPSNSDISPFPDVSFYDNVKAQHQLMGHLGVKHLRAVLGWSMGAAQTFQWATQYPDFMDICVPFCGSAKTSLHNQVFLEGVKSALLAAKGCTSAGSSQGRVETTDRKWTDKEKEVGLKAFGRGYAGWGFSQAFYRHELFKKHYGAADLEEFMKNFWEKWALSKDPENLLVMLHTWQAGDVSKQEPYDGDFEKAMKGIKARILVLPSKTDLYFPPEDSEYEVKCMGDNASLDVYPSIWGHWAGGPPGNMEDVKWLDERLRKVFDEAPHRDAS
- a CDS encoding hypothetical protein (EggNog:ENOG41), producing the protein MSYEQTCLMASNLDQMKQTEMNMTPEEERNTRIMACDIQRFYECVRREKHASRRWFSHYEINLAKFLEPHCTLFKDERNWPEAWFDNERELINDLKTFRHMGKQLLQQWTRDVAAQILRVRNTALSKLFTAEDVSLAAKLEHSSLEGKVGPLDWTQSEMSFDKTLSKFRFLANDMLQRMKGGPTMERPGHPWTRMEGFDVLNFMIKDAEDPDYEYEEEDLFEDEIVPLDGFY